AAACATAAAATTATTCCTACCATACTTTCCCGTTGTCAAATTTTCGATTTTAAGCGAATAACGGTAAAAGATGCAGCTTCATATTTAAAATATATAGCAGAACAGCAAGGAATAGAAGCGGAAGAAAGTGCGCTGCACATTATAGCACAAAAAGCGGATGGAGCCATGCGAGATGCGCTTTCCATATTTGATAGGGTAGTCAGTTTTTCCGGAAAGCAATTGACCCGAAAAGGAGTTACGGAAAACCTGAATGTTCTCGACTACGACACCTATTTTTCCAGTACCGACCTTATCCTTCAAAATAATATCCCAGAATTACTGATTCTTTTTAACAGAACACTGTCACTTGGGTTTGATGGGCATCACTATATTACTGGTCTTGCCTCCCATTTTAGGGATTTGATGGTCTGCCAGCATCCTGAAACACTTTCTTTACTGGAGGTTGGTGACGATGTAAAAAATCAATATCAAGAACAATCAAAAAAGGCAACTAAAGAATTTTTGCTTCAGGCCTTGGAGATTGCCAACGATTGTGATTTAAAATACAAAACCAGTAAAAATCAACGATTACTCGTAGAATTAACATTGATGAAATTGGCATCCATTACTTTTAATGGAGAAAAAAAAAAGCCTGATTTCATAGTTCCAGCTTCATTTTTTACTGCAAAACCAGTTACAGACAATGATTTGGTTGTTCCAAAAGAAAAAAAATTGGAACAGAAAGTTGCAATCAACGAAGAAGAGCATACAGAATCCAAGACTGAAAGTATTGAACCACCACAGGTCATTGTAGAGAATTCTCCGGTCAAAAAAATTCAATTAAAGAATACTACAAATCGTGTATCGGGATTGTCTTTGTCCAGTATTAAGGCAAAAAAGGAACATGAGAACATTAAATCACCGCCAATTGCAGAAGAAGAGCTTCCAAAAGAACCATTTACGGAAGGTGACATGCAAAAACACTGGAATGATTTTGTACAACAACTTGAAGATGATGGCCGAAAAATATTGGCCAGTAACCTTCAGACCGATGTCCCAAAGTTAAAAGGTGACCACGTAATTTGGATTGAACTTCCAAACGATACCATGAAGAAAGAAGTGGAACGGGAACAAAGCCTGATGCTAAATTATATAAAGGAAAAACTGAACAATTATTCCATTTCACTTCATATAACCGTTAACGAAATCGTAGCAAAAAAGTTCGCTTTTACTCCAGAGGAAAAATATCAAAAGTTAAGGGAAAAGAATCCCGCACTTGATATTTTGCGCAAAGAGTTCGATTTAGATTTTTAATCATCAATTTTCACCACTTATCCTCTATGGAACCTAAATGATTAGTCGTAATACTTTTATCTTTGTTGCGTTCAAAAATTTAATAGAATCCAATGCTAGGACTAAAATTACCTACGGACCCAAGATGGGTGAACATTGTTGAAAAAAACATAGAAGAAATTCTAACAGACCATGCATACTGTGAACAAAAGGCAGCAAGTATGGCGATTTCACTTATTATCGGTTTTCCGGAAAAATCTGAACTGGTCAAAGAAATGACCGCCCTGGCCAGGGAAGAAATGGGACATTTTAATATGGTTCATGATAAAATTCTAAAGCGAGGTTGGGTACTGGGACGTGAACGCAAAGATGAATATGTCATAAAACTGATGAAATTCTTTCCAAAAGGTGGTAGCAGGGAAACACACCTGGTCCATAAGCTTTTGTACGCTGCCCTCATTGAAGCAAGAAGTTGTGAACGTTTCAGGTTACTTTCCGAAGAAATGGGGGATCAAGATTTAGCGGATTTTTATCAAAAATTAATGGTGAGTGAAGCCAATCACTATACCATGTTTTTAAAATTTGCCCGTAAATACGGAAATCGGGAAGAAGTGGACAAAAAATGGCAGCAGCTTTTGGATTATGAAGCAACCTTAATGCAGGACCTTGGCAAAAAGGAAACCATGCATGGGTAACTTTAGGTACTATTCGTAATAAAGTGTTTTTATCATTCCATCGGCCAGTCCAATTTTAGGAACGTTTATTTTTTTGGCCCCACTCCACTTTGCAGCGGACAAGAATATTTTTGTAGCAGGAATTATGACATCTGCCCTATCTTGATTTAGCCCCAATTCGGAAATTCTGTCATCATATGCCATACTGTTCAAAAAGTGATATTGGGCATTCAGCCAAATAAAGGATAAAGGTTGCCCCGTTTTCCTACCTGACATTTTATGGAGTTTATTGATGTTCCCACCTGAACCAATAATCTCAACCTTGCTCTCTTTATCAAAGTGAGGTATAATCCATGCTTTTATTTGATTCCATACGGCATCTTTGACCAAATCATTTAAAATTCTTACAGTACCTATTTTAAACGACTTTGAAGCGAGCAAGTTCCCTTTTTTAAAGACGGTAAATTCGGTGCTTCCTCCACCTACATCTACATACAGATAAGATTTGTCTTTTTTGATCAAGTCCTTTAAATCGGTAGATGCTATGATCGAGGCTTCTTTTTTTCCATCAATAATACTTATTTGGATACCTGATTCCTTATGCACTTGCTCTACTACATCTTGCCCATTATTTGCTTCACGCAAGGCCGACGTTGCACAGGCCATATATTTTTCAACATCATAAACCTGCATCAACAAATCAAAGGATTTCATGGTCTTGATCAACCTAGCTAAATTTCTTTCGGATATCTCGCCTACTGTAAAAGAATCCTCGCCCAATCGTATGGGCACCCGTATCAATTCACTCTTCTTAAATACCGTTGGCTTTTCAGGGTGTTCAATAACATTGTTTATGAGCAACCTAATTGCATTGGAACCAATATCGATAGCCGCAAATTTTCGTATCCTCAATTCAGCAATATTAAGATTCTAACTTTTGCCGATAGTAATCGTAAAGGGCAAACTGGGACCGCAATTCTGGCTCATCCATGTTTTTTTGCCTGTATGCGTTATCGTGCATTTCGGAAAAAATCCTTGCTTTTTGATTGTCCCGCCAAGAAATATCAAAGGTATCGAGCAGTTCCTGCTTAATATCCTCATCGTATATGGGGCATCCTACTTCAACTCTAAAATCAAGATTTCGCGTCATCCAATCGGCAGAGGATATATAAATTTTGGGATTACCGCCGTTTCCAAAAATGAACAGACGCGGATGCTCCAAAAATTTGTCCACAACACTTATTGCTTCAATGTTTTCGCTCATGCCTTCAATCCCAGGAACCAAACAACAAACACCTCTTATAATAAGTTGAACTTTTACTCCTGCCCTACTCGCTTCGTACAGCTTGTCAACCATTTTATAGGACGTTAAACTGTTCATTTTGATTTTTATGTAAGCTGGTTTTCCAACTATGGCATTGGCTATTTCTGTATCGATCAATTTGATAAAAGTCGATTTCGTGTAGTGTGGGGAGACTATTAAGTGCTTGTATTTATTGATTTTATAATTTATTTCGAAGAATTCGAAAACCTTGCCCATTTCTTTAAGAATACCCTCGTGGGCCGTAAATAGCGTATAATCCGTATAGATTTTTGCTGTGGATTCGTTAAAATTTCCCGTACTCACAAAACCATATCGTTTGATACCGGCAGTCTCCTCTCGCTCAACCAAACAAATCTTACTGTGTACTTTGAGGCCGGGTATCCCAAAAATCAGGTTGATTCCTTCCGATTGTAGTTGATTGGCATATTCAATATTAGCTTGTTCATCAAACCTCGCCTGCAGTTCTATTTGTACAGTTACCTGTTTTCCGTTCTTTACGGCATTGACCAGAGCAGATGCAATCTGACTATCGTTTGCCAAACGGTATATCGTAATTTTGATGGTTCTTAC
The nucleotide sequence above comes from Flagellimonas sp. HMM57. Encoded proteins:
- a CDS encoding DNA polymerase III subunit gamma/tau, producing the protein MEPFVVSARKYRPQTFKDVVGQEAITNTLLNAIDNNHLAQALLFCGPRGVGKTTCARILAKKINQDGTEQDDEDFAFNIFELDAASNNSVDDIRSLIDQVRIPPQVGKYKVYIIDEVHMLSQSAFNAFLKTLEEPPKHAIFILATTEKHKIIPTILSRCQIFDFKRITVKDAASYLKYIAEQQGIEAEESALHIIAQKADGAMRDALSIFDRVVSFSGKQLTRKGVTENLNVLDYDTYFSSTDLILQNNIPELLILFNRTLSLGFDGHHYITGLASHFRDLMVCQHPETLSLLEVGDDVKNQYQEQSKKATKEFLLQALEIANDCDLKYKTSKNQRLLVELTLMKLASITFNGEKKKPDFIVPASFFTAKPVTDNDLVVPKEKKLEQKVAINEEEHTESKTESIEPPQVIVENSPVKKIQLKNTTNRVSGLSLSSIKAKKEHENIKSPPIAEEELPKEPFTEGDMQKHWNDFVQQLEDDGRKILASNLQTDVPKLKGDHVIWIELPNDTMKKEVEREQSLMLNYIKEKLNNYSISLHITVNEIVAKKFAFTPEEKYQKLREKNPALDILRKEFDLDF
- a CDS encoding tRNA-(ms[2]io[6]A)-hydroxylase, with translation MLGLKLPTDPRWVNIVEKNIEEILTDHAYCEQKAASMAISLIIGFPEKSELVKEMTALAREEMGHFNMVHDKILKRGWVLGRERKDEYVIKLMKFFPKGGSRETHLVHKLLYAALIEARSCERFRLLSEEMGDQDLADFYQKLMVSEANHYTMFLKFARKYGNREEVDKKWQQLLDYEATLMQDLGKKETMHG
- a CDS encoding Ppx/GppA phosphatase family protein, giving the protein MRIRKFAAIDIGSNAIRLLINNVIEHPEKPTVFKKSELIRVPIRLGEDSFTVGEISERNLARLIKTMKSFDLLMQVYDVEKYMACATSALREANNGQDVVEQVHKESGIQISIIDGKKEASIIASTDLKDLIKKDKSYLYVDVGGGSTEFTVFKKGNLLASKSFKIGTVRILNDLVKDAVWNQIKAWIIPHFDKESKVEIIGSGGNINKLHKMSGRKTGQPLSFIWLNAQYHFLNSMAYDDRISELGLNQDRADVIIPATKIFLSAAKWSGAKKINVPKIGLADGMIKTLYYE